The Tamandua tetradactyla isolate mTamTet1 chromosome 5, mTamTet1.pri, whole genome shotgun sequence genome window below encodes:
- the EHMT2 gene encoding histone-lysine N-methyltransferase EHMT2 isoform X2, with product MAAAAGAAAVAAAEGETPAEVGALLLEKEPRGAAERVHGSLGDTPRSEETLSKTTPDPLEPAGPSSPASVTVTVGDERADTPVGATPLIGDEPESLEGDGDLHGGRILLGHATKSFPSSPSKGGACPSRAKMSMTGAGKSPPSVQSLAMRLLSMPGAQGATAAGPEPPPATPSPEGQPKVHRARKTMSKPANGQPPVPEKRPPEVQHFRMSDDVHSLGKVTSDAVKRRKLNSRGSLSDELASARGSGEVTLEKGDPGPLEEWETVVGDDFSLYYDSYSVDERVDSDSKSEVEALAEQLSEEEEEEEEEEEEEEEEEEEEEEEEEDEESGNQSDRSGSSGRRKAKKKWRKDSPWVKPSRKRRKREPPRAKEPRGVSNDTSSLETERGFEELPLCSCRMEAPKIDRISERAGHKCMATESVDGELSGCNAAILKRETMRPSSRVALMVLCETHRARMVKHHCCPGCGYFCTAGTFLECHPDFRVAHRFHKACVSQLNGMVFCPHCGEDASEAQEVTIPRGDGVTPPAGTAAPAPPPLAQDAPGRADTSQPSARMRGHGEPRRPPCDPLADTIDSSGPSLTLPNGGCLSAVGLPPGPGREALEKALVIQESERRKKLRFHPRQLYLSVKQGELQKVILMLLDNLDPNFQSDQQSKRTPLHAAAQKGSVEICHVLLQAGANINAVDKQQRTPLMEAVVNNHLAVARYMVQRGGCVYSKEEDGSTCLHHAAKIGNLEMVSLLLSTGQVDVNAQDSGGWTPIIWAAEHKHIEVIRMLLTRGADVTLTDNEENICLHWASFTGSAAIAEVLLNARCDLHAVNYHGDTPLHIAARESYHDCVLLFLSRGANPELRNKEGDTAWDLTPERSDVWFALQLNRKLRLGVGNRATRTEKIICRDVARGYENVPIPCVNGVDGEPCPEDYKYISENCETSTMNIDRNITHLQHCTCMDDCSSSNCLCGQLSIRCWYDKDGRLLQEFNKIEPPLIFECNQACSCWRNCKNRVVQSGIKVRLQLYRTAKMGWGVRALQTIPQGTFICEYVGELISDAEADVREDDSYLFDLDNKDGEVYCIDARYYGNISRFINHLCDPNIIPVRVFMLHQDLRFPRIAFFSSRDIRTGEELGFDYGDRFWDIKSKYFTCQCGSEKCKHSAEAIALEQSRLARLDPHPELLPELGSLPPVNP from the exons atggcggcggcggcgggagcTGCAGCGGTGGCGGCCGCCGAG GGGGAGACCCCCGCTGAGGTGGGGGCACTGCTGCTGGAGAAGGAGCCCAGAGGAGCCGCCGAGAGAG tTCATGGCTCTTTGGGGGACACCCCTCGTAGTGAGGAGACCCTGTCCAAGACCACCCCCGACCCCCTGGAGCCAGCTGGCCCCTCATCCCCAGCCTCTGTCACTGTCACCGTTGGCGATGAGAGGGCTGATACCCCTGTGGGGGCCACACCGCTCATTGGGGATGAACCCGAGAGCCTCGAAGGAGATGGGGACCTCCATGGTGGCCGCATCCTGCTGG GCCATGCCACAAAGTcattcccctcctcccccagcaaGGGGGGCGCCTGTCCCAGCCGGGCCAAGATGTCAATGACAGGGGCTGGCAAGTCCCCCCCCTCAGTCCAGAGCTTAGCTATGAGGCTGCTGAGCATGCCAGGTGCCCAGGGAGCAACAGCAGCAGGGCCTGAGCCCCCTCCGGCCACCCCCAGTCCAGAGGGGCAGCCCAAGGTTCACCGAGCCCGGAAAACCATGTCTAAACCTGCCAATGGACAG CCCCCTGTCCCCGAGAAGCGGCCCCCTGAAGTGCAGCATTTCCGCATGAGTGATGACGTGCACTCCCTGGGGAAGGTGACCTCAG ATGCCGTCAAAAGGAGGAAACTGAACTCTAGAGGCAGCCTG tcGGATGAGTTGGCTTCTGCCCGGGGCTCAGGAGAAGTGACTCTGGAGAAGGGGGACCCTGGGCCCCTGGAGGAGTGGGAGACAGTGGTGGGAGATGACTTCAGTCTCTACTATGATTCCTACTCTGTGGACGAACGCGTGGACTCTGACAGCAAG TCTGAAGTTGAAGCTCTGGCCGAACAACTgagtgaggaagaggaagaggaggaggaggaggaggaggaagaggaggaagaggaagaagaggaggaagaagaggaggaagatgaAGAGTCCGGCAATCAATCAGACAGA AGTGGCTCCAGTGGCCGGCGCAAGGCCAAGAAGAAATGGCGGAAGGACAGCCCTTGGGTGAAACCGTCACGGAAACGGCGGAAGAGAGAGCCTCCGCGGGCCAAGGAGCCACGAG GGGTGTCCAATGACACATCTTCGCTGGAGACCGAGCGTGGGTTTGAGGAATTGCCTCTCTGCAGCTGCCGCATGGAAGCTCCCAAGATTGACCGGATCAGCGAGAGGGCAGGGCACAAGTGCATGGCCACCGAGAGCGTGGACGGAGAG CTATCAGGCTGCAATGCTGCAATCCTCAAGCGGGAGACCATGAGGCCCTCCAGCCGCGTGGCGCTGATGGTGCTCTGTGAGACCCACCGTGCCCGCATGGTCAAGCATCACTGCTGCCCGGGATGTGGCTACTTCTGCACAGCG GGCACCTTCTTGGAATGTCACCCCGACTTCCGCGTGGCCCACCGCTTCCACAAGGCCTGTGTGTCCCAGCTGAACGGGATGGTCTTTTGTCCCCACTGTGGGGAGGACGCCTCTGAGGCCCAGGAAGTGACCATCCCCCGAGGGGATGGGGTGACCCCACCGGCTGGGACCGCggcccctgcccccccacccctggcccagGATGCTCCCGGGAGAGCAGACACTTCCCAGCCCAG CGCCCGGATGCGAGGGCATGGGGAGCCCCGGCGCCCCCCCTGCGACCCCCTGGCTGACACCATTGACAGCTCAGGGCCATCCCTGACCCTGCCCAATGGAGGTTGCCTCTCTGCCGTGGGACTGCCACCTGGGCCAGGCCGGGAGGCCCTGGAAAAGGCCCTGGTCATCCAGGAGTCAGAAAG GCGGAAGAAGCTCCGTTTCCACCCCCGGCAGTTGTACCTGTCGGTGAAACAGGGGGAGCTGCAGAAGGTGATCCTGATGCTGT TGGACAACCTGGACCCCAACTTCCAGAGCGACCAGCAGAGCAAGCGCACACCGCTGCACGCAGCTGCCCAGAAGGGCTCTGTGGAGATCTGCCACGTGCTGCTGCAG GCCGGGGCCAACATCAACGCCGTGGACAAGCAGCAGCGGACACCGCTGATGGAGGCTGTGGTGAACAACCACCTGGCGGTGGCGCGCTACATGGTGCAGCGTGGCGGCTGTGTCTACAGCAAG GAGGAGGACGGCTCCACCTGCCTCCACCACGCAGCCAAGATCGGGAACCTGGAAATGGTCAGCCTGTTGCTCAGCACGGGACAGGTGGACGTCAACGCCCAG GACAGTGGAGGGTGGACGCCCATCATCTGGGCCGCGGAGCACAAGCACATCGAGGTCATCCGCATGCTGCTGACCCGGGGTGCCGACGTCACCCTCACTGACAAC GAGGAAAACATCTGCCTGCATTGGGCCTCCTTCACGGGCAGCGCCGCCATCGCCGAGGTCCTCTTGAATGCCCGCTGCGACCTCCACGCCGTCAACTACCACGGCGACACGCCACTGCAcatcgcagcccgggagagctaCCACGACTGCGTGCT CTTGTTCCTGTCCCGCGGGGCGAACCCCGAGCTACGAAACAAGGAAGGGGACACAGCATGGGACCTGACGCCCGAGCGCTCCGACGTGTGGTTTGCACTCCAGCTCAACCGCAAGCTCCGCCTCGGGGTGGGAAACCGGGCCACCCGCACGGAGAAGATCATCTGCAG GGACGTGGCTCGGGGCTATGAGAATGTGCCCATCCCCTGCGTCAATGGCGTGGACGGGGAGCCCTGCCCCGAGGACTACAAGTACATCTCGGAGAACTGCGAGACGTCCACCATGAACATCGACCGCAACATCACCCACCTGCAG CATTGCACATGCATGGACGACTGCTCCAGCTCCAACTGCTTGTGCGGCCAGCTCAGCATCCGGTGCTGGTATGACAAG GACGGGCGGCTGCTGCAGGAATTTAACAAGATCGAGCCGCCCCTGATTTTCGAGTGTAACCAGGCGTGCTCCTGCTGGAGGAACTGCAAGAACCGAGTTGTGCAGAGCGGCATTAA ggTGCGGCTACAGCTCTACCGAACAGCCAAGATGGGCTGGGGGGTCCGTGCCCTGCAGACCATCCCCCAGGGGACCTTCATCTGCGA GTATGTCGGGGAGCTAATCTCGGATGCTGAGGCCGATGTGAGAGAAGATGATTCTTATCTCTTTGACTTAGATAACAAG GATGGAGAGGTATACTGCATCGATGCCCGTTACTATGGCAATATCAGCCGCTTCATCAACCACCTGTGTGACCCCAACATCATCCCCGTGCGGGTCTTCATGCTGCACCAAGACCTTCGATTTCCACGCATCGCCTTCTTCAGTTCTCGGGACATCCGGACTGGGGAGGAGCTAGG GTTTGACTATGGCGACCGCTTCTGGGACattaaaagcaaatatttcaCCTGCCAATGTGGCTCCGAGAAGTGCAAGCACTCAGCGGAGGCCATTGCGCTGGAGCAAAGCCGCCTGGCCCGCCTGGATCCCCACCCTGAGCTGCTGCCTGAGCTCGGCTCCCTCCCTCCCGTCAACCCCTGA
- the EHMT2 gene encoding histone-lysine N-methyltransferase EHMT2 isoform X1: MAAAAGAAAVAAAEGETPAEVGALLLEKEPRGAAERVHGSLGDTPRSEETLSKTTPDPLEPAGPSSPASVTVTVGDERADTPVGATPLIGDEPESLEGDGDLHGGRILLGHATKSFPSSPSKGGACPSRAKMSMTGAGKSPPSVQSLAMRLLSMPGAQGATAAGPEPPPATPSPEGQPKVHRARKTMSKPANGQPPVPEKRPPEVQHFRMSDDVHSLGKVTSDAVKRRKLNSRGSLSDELASARGSGEVTLEKGDPGPLEEWETVVGDDFSLYYDSYSVDERVDSDSKSEVEALAEQLSEEEEEEEEEEEEEEEEEEEEEEEEEDEESGNQSDRSGSSGRRKAKKKWRKDSPWVKPSRKRRKREPPRAKEPRGVNGVGSSGPSEYMEVPLGSLELPSEGTLSPNHAGVSNDTSSLETERGFEELPLCSCRMEAPKIDRISERAGHKCMATESVDGELSGCNAAILKRETMRPSSRVALMVLCETHRARMVKHHCCPGCGYFCTAGTFLECHPDFRVAHRFHKACVSQLNGMVFCPHCGEDASEAQEVTIPRGDGVTPPAGTAAPAPPPLAQDAPGRADTSQPSARMRGHGEPRRPPCDPLADTIDSSGPSLTLPNGGCLSAVGLPPGPGREALEKALVIQESERRKKLRFHPRQLYLSVKQGELQKVILMLLDNLDPNFQSDQQSKRTPLHAAAQKGSVEICHVLLQAGANINAVDKQQRTPLMEAVVNNHLAVARYMVQRGGCVYSKEEDGSTCLHHAAKIGNLEMVSLLLSTGQVDVNAQDSGGWTPIIWAAEHKHIEVIRMLLTRGADVTLTDNEENICLHWASFTGSAAIAEVLLNARCDLHAVNYHGDTPLHIAARESYHDCVLLFLSRGANPELRNKEGDTAWDLTPERSDVWFALQLNRKLRLGVGNRATRTEKIICRDVARGYENVPIPCVNGVDGEPCPEDYKYISENCETSTMNIDRNITHLQHCTCMDDCSSSNCLCGQLSIRCWYDKDGRLLQEFNKIEPPLIFECNQACSCWRNCKNRVVQSGIKVRLQLYRTAKMGWGVRALQTIPQGTFICEYVGELISDAEADVREDDSYLFDLDNKDGEVYCIDARYYGNISRFINHLCDPNIIPVRVFMLHQDLRFPRIAFFSSRDIRTGEELGFDYGDRFWDIKSKYFTCQCGSEKCKHSAEAIALEQSRLARLDPHPELLPELGSLPPVNP, translated from the exons atggcggcggcggcgggagcTGCAGCGGTGGCGGCCGCCGAG GGGGAGACCCCCGCTGAGGTGGGGGCACTGCTGCTGGAGAAGGAGCCCAGAGGAGCCGCCGAGAGAG tTCATGGCTCTTTGGGGGACACCCCTCGTAGTGAGGAGACCCTGTCCAAGACCACCCCCGACCCCCTGGAGCCAGCTGGCCCCTCATCCCCAGCCTCTGTCACTGTCACCGTTGGCGATGAGAGGGCTGATACCCCTGTGGGGGCCACACCGCTCATTGGGGATGAACCCGAGAGCCTCGAAGGAGATGGGGACCTCCATGGTGGCCGCATCCTGCTGG GCCATGCCACAAAGTcattcccctcctcccccagcaaGGGGGGCGCCTGTCCCAGCCGGGCCAAGATGTCAATGACAGGGGCTGGCAAGTCCCCCCCCTCAGTCCAGAGCTTAGCTATGAGGCTGCTGAGCATGCCAGGTGCCCAGGGAGCAACAGCAGCAGGGCCTGAGCCCCCTCCGGCCACCCCCAGTCCAGAGGGGCAGCCCAAGGTTCACCGAGCCCGGAAAACCATGTCTAAACCTGCCAATGGACAG CCCCCTGTCCCCGAGAAGCGGCCCCCTGAAGTGCAGCATTTCCGCATGAGTGATGACGTGCACTCCCTGGGGAAGGTGACCTCAG ATGCCGTCAAAAGGAGGAAACTGAACTCTAGAGGCAGCCTG tcGGATGAGTTGGCTTCTGCCCGGGGCTCAGGAGAAGTGACTCTGGAGAAGGGGGACCCTGGGCCCCTGGAGGAGTGGGAGACAGTGGTGGGAGATGACTTCAGTCTCTACTATGATTCCTACTCTGTGGACGAACGCGTGGACTCTGACAGCAAG TCTGAAGTTGAAGCTCTGGCCGAACAACTgagtgaggaagaggaagaggaggaggaggaggaggaggaagaggaggaagaggaagaagaggaggaagaagaggaggaagatgaAGAGTCCGGCAATCAATCAGACAGA AGTGGCTCCAGTGGCCGGCGCAAGGCCAAGAAGAAATGGCGGAAGGACAGCCCTTGGGTGAAACCGTCACGGAAACGGCGGAAGAGAGAGCCTCCGCGGGCCAAGGAGCCACGAG GAGTGAATGGTGTGGGCTCCTCAGGCCCCAGTGAGTACATGGAGGTCCCTCTGGGGTCCCTGGAGCTGCCCAGCGAGGGGACCCTCTCCCCCAACCACGCTG GGGTGTCCAATGACACATCTTCGCTGGAGACCGAGCGTGGGTTTGAGGAATTGCCTCTCTGCAGCTGCCGCATGGAAGCTCCCAAGATTGACCGGATCAGCGAGAGGGCAGGGCACAAGTGCATGGCCACCGAGAGCGTGGACGGAGAG CTATCAGGCTGCAATGCTGCAATCCTCAAGCGGGAGACCATGAGGCCCTCCAGCCGCGTGGCGCTGATGGTGCTCTGTGAGACCCACCGTGCCCGCATGGTCAAGCATCACTGCTGCCCGGGATGTGGCTACTTCTGCACAGCG GGCACCTTCTTGGAATGTCACCCCGACTTCCGCGTGGCCCACCGCTTCCACAAGGCCTGTGTGTCCCAGCTGAACGGGATGGTCTTTTGTCCCCACTGTGGGGAGGACGCCTCTGAGGCCCAGGAAGTGACCATCCCCCGAGGGGATGGGGTGACCCCACCGGCTGGGACCGCggcccctgcccccccacccctggcccagGATGCTCCCGGGAGAGCAGACACTTCCCAGCCCAG CGCCCGGATGCGAGGGCATGGGGAGCCCCGGCGCCCCCCCTGCGACCCCCTGGCTGACACCATTGACAGCTCAGGGCCATCCCTGACCCTGCCCAATGGAGGTTGCCTCTCTGCCGTGGGACTGCCACCTGGGCCAGGCCGGGAGGCCCTGGAAAAGGCCCTGGTCATCCAGGAGTCAGAAAG GCGGAAGAAGCTCCGTTTCCACCCCCGGCAGTTGTACCTGTCGGTGAAACAGGGGGAGCTGCAGAAGGTGATCCTGATGCTGT TGGACAACCTGGACCCCAACTTCCAGAGCGACCAGCAGAGCAAGCGCACACCGCTGCACGCAGCTGCCCAGAAGGGCTCTGTGGAGATCTGCCACGTGCTGCTGCAG GCCGGGGCCAACATCAACGCCGTGGACAAGCAGCAGCGGACACCGCTGATGGAGGCTGTGGTGAACAACCACCTGGCGGTGGCGCGCTACATGGTGCAGCGTGGCGGCTGTGTCTACAGCAAG GAGGAGGACGGCTCCACCTGCCTCCACCACGCAGCCAAGATCGGGAACCTGGAAATGGTCAGCCTGTTGCTCAGCACGGGACAGGTGGACGTCAACGCCCAG GACAGTGGAGGGTGGACGCCCATCATCTGGGCCGCGGAGCACAAGCACATCGAGGTCATCCGCATGCTGCTGACCCGGGGTGCCGACGTCACCCTCACTGACAAC GAGGAAAACATCTGCCTGCATTGGGCCTCCTTCACGGGCAGCGCCGCCATCGCCGAGGTCCTCTTGAATGCCCGCTGCGACCTCCACGCCGTCAACTACCACGGCGACACGCCACTGCAcatcgcagcccgggagagctaCCACGACTGCGTGCT CTTGTTCCTGTCCCGCGGGGCGAACCCCGAGCTACGAAACAAGGAAGGGGACACAGCATGGGACCTGACGCCCGAGCGCTCCGACGTGTGGTTTGCACTCCAGCTCAACCGCAAGCTCCGCCTCGGGGTGGGAAACCGGGCCACCCGCACGGAGAAGATCATCTGCAG GGACGTGGCTCGGGGCTATGAGAATGTGCCCATCCCCTGCGTCAATGGCGTGGACGGGGAGCCCTGCCCCGAGGACTACAAGTACATCTCGGAGAACTGCGAGACGTCCACCATGAACATCGACCGCAACATCACCCACCTGCAG CATTGCACATGCATGGACGACTGCTCCAGCTCCAACTGCTTGTGCGGCCAGCTCAGCATCCGGTGCTGGTATGACAAG GACGGGCGGCTGCTGCAGGAATTTAACAAGATCGAGCCGCCCCTGATTTTCGAGTGTAACCAGGCGTGCTCCTGCTGGAGGAACTGCAAGAACCGAGTTGTGCAGAGCGGCATTAA ggTGCGGCTACAGCTCTACCGAACAGCCAAGATGGGCTGGGGGGTCCGTGCCCTGCAGACCATCCCCCAGGGGACCTTCATCTGCGA GTATGTCGGGGAGCTAATCTCGGATGCTGAGGCCGATGTGAGAGAAGATGATTCTTATCTCTTTGACTTAGATAACAAG GATGGAGAGGTATACTGCATCGATGCCCGTTACTATGGCAATATCAGCCGCTTCATCAACCACCTGTGTGACCCCAACATCATCCCCGTGCGGGTCTTCATGCTGCACCAAGACCTTCGATTTCCACGCATCGCCTTCTTCAGTTCTCGGGACATCCGGACTGGGGAGGAGCTAGG GTTTGACTATGGCGACCGCTTCTGGGACattaaaagcaaatatttcaCCTGCCAATGTGGCTCCGAGAAGTGCAAGCACTCAGCGGAGGCCATTGCGCTGGAGCAAAGCCGCCTGGCCCGCCTGGATCCCCACCCTGAGCTGCTGCCTGAGCTCGGCTCCCTCCCTCCCGTCAACCCCTGA
- the ZBTB12 gene encoding zinc finger and BTB domain-containing protein 12 gives MASGVEVLRFQLPGHEAATLRNMNQLRAEERFCDVTIVADSLKFRGHKVILAACSPFLRDQFLLNPSSELQVSLMHSARIVADLLLSCYTGALEFAVRDIVNYLTAASYLQMEHVVEKCRNALSQFIEPKIGLKEDGVSEASLVSGVSATKSLLPPARTPKPAPKPPPPPPLPPPLLRPVKLEFPLDEDLELKAEEEDEDEDEDVSDICIVKVESALEVAHRLKPPGGLGGGLGIGGSVSGHLGELAKSSMPPSAVAPPQGVVKACYSLSEDAEGEGLLLIPGGRASVGATSGLVEAAAVAMAARGAGGSLGAGGSRGPLPGGFSGGNPLKNIKCTKCPEVFQGVEKLVFHMRAQHFIFMCPRCGKQFNHSSNLNRHMNVHRGVKSHSCGICGKCFTQKSTLHDHLNLHSGARPYRCSYCDVRFAHKPAIRRHLKEQHGKTTAENVLEASVAEINVLIR, from the coding sequence ATGGCCTCTGGGGTGGAAGTCCTGCGCTTCCAGCTGCCGGGCCATGAGGCCGCTACACTGCGGAACATGAACCAGCTCCGCGCAGAGGAGCGGTTCTGCGACGTGACCATTGTGGCCGACAGCCTCAAGTTCCGCGGCCACAAGGTCATCCTGGCCGCCTGCTCGCCGTTCCTGCGGGACCAGTTCCTGCTGAACCCCAGCTCTGAGCTGCAGGTCTCGTTGATGCACAGTGCGCGCATCGTGGCGGACCTGCTCCTCTCCTGCTACACTGGTGCCCTGGAATTTGCCGTCAGGGACATCGTCAACTATCTGACGGCTGCCTCCTACCTGCAGATGGAGCACGTGGTGGAGAAATGCCGGAACGCCCTCAGCCAGTTCATCGAGCCCAAGATTGGCCTCAAAGAGGACGGGGTCAGCGAGGCCAGCCTCGTGAGCGGTGTCAGCGCTACCAAGTCCCTCCTACCTCCTGCCAGGACCCCAAAGCCGGCCCCCAAaccccctcctccacctcctctgcCCCCTCCGCTCCTGCGCCCTGTGAAGCTGGAGTTCCCGCTGGATGAGGACCTGGAGCTGAAGGCGGAGGAGGAGGACGAGGATGAGGACGAAGACGTGTCTGACATCTGCATTGTCAAGGTGGAGTCCGCCCTGGAGGTGGCGCACCGGCTCAAACCCCCCGGAGGCCTGGGAGGAGGTCTGGGCATCGGAGGATCCGTGAGCGGCCATCTCGGGGAGCTGGCCAAAAGCAGCATGCCCCCCAGTGCCGTGGCCCCGCCGCAGGGTGTGGTGAAGGCATGCTACAGCCTTTCTGAGGATGCAGAAGGGGAGGGCCTGCTGTTGATCCCAGGGGGCCGGGCCAGCGTGGGGGCCACTTCGGGTCTGGTGGAGGCGGCAGCAGTGGCCATGGCTgcccggggggcggggggcagcctgggggcggggggcagccGGGGGCCCCTGCCCGGGGGTTTCTCGGGTGGGAACCCCCTGAAGAACATCAAGTGCACCAAGTGCCCGGAAGTGTTCCAGGGCGTGGAGAAGCTGGTCTTCCACATGCGGGCGCAACACTTCATTTTCATGTGCCCGCGCTGCGGTAAGCAGTTCAACCACAGCAGCAACCTCAACCGCCACATGAACGTGCACCGCGGCGTGAAGTCGCACTCGTGCGGCATCTGCGGCAAGTGCTTCACGCAGAAGTCCACGCTGCACGACCACCTCAACCTGCACTCGGGAGCTCGGCCCTACCGCTGCTCTTACTGCGACGTGCGCTTCGCCCACAAGCCCGCCATTAGGCGGCACCTCAAGGAGCAGCACGGCAAGACCACCGCCGAGAACGTGCTGGAGGCCAGCGTGGCTGAGATCAACGTCCTCATCCGCTAG